Sequence from the Planctomycetota bacterium genome:
TCCTGGCGAGCGCCTTCTCGGCCTGGGGTTTGACCTCGATGCGGTAGGTCATGGGTCACAGCCCGAGGGCCTTCTTGACTTCCGCCCACGGCTTGGAGGGTTCGTCCTTGGCGGCCCGGAGGGCATCAAGGTCCAGGCGGTCTTCAATTCGCTCCAGCAACTCCAGGTCCTCCACGGGCACCAGAGCAAAGAGGACTTTGCCGCGCCGTTTGACCACAAGGCGCTCGCCCCGCAAGGAAACCCGGTTCCCCAGGTCCGCCAGGTGCTCGCGGGCCTCACTAATGGGAATTGTGTTCATGGGCGACCCTCCAATGTTCCATTTCGTACCAATTGTACGATTCGTACGGTTGGTCGTCAAGTCCTTTTTCGGCCGTTGGGCGTCCTGTTCTTGATGGCGGGCTTACGTCTCCTCGGGACCACAGGCATGTCCGCGCCCGCCTTCCTCGCTACCCTGACGCACGGGCGTTCGGTTTGGCGAGGGCCGCGGGTGCCAGAAATGGCTTGCTGGGGCCGGCAGGGGCCTCTAGAATGACCGTTTGGTTCTCAGGGTCGCCGGCCCCCTACGGCCGGCCACGCATTAGGGGTGCCGTACACAAGTTAAGGGAGACGCCAATGGAAGTCGTGATCTCGAAGACCTACGACGAGATGAGCCGGAAGGCCGCGGCGGTGGTCGCCGACGTGGTCCGCACGAAGCCGAAGGCCGTCCTGGGGTTCGCCACCGGTTCCAGCCCGCTGGGGCTCTACAAGGAGTTGATCCGCCTCCACAAGAAGGAAGGGTTGGATTTCTCGAAGGTGACGACGTTCAACCTGGACGAGTACGTGGGTCTCCCGGCCGACCATCCGCAGAGTTACTGGACTTTCATGCACGAGAACCTCTTCAACCACATCAACGTCCCGAAGAAGAACGTCCACGTTCCGTCGGGCACGTCGAAGGACCACGCGGCGTTCTGCGCGAAGTACGAGAAGGGGATCCGGGACGCGGGCGGGATAGACGTGCAGATCCTGGGAATCGGGTCGGACGGCCACATTGCGTTCAACGAGCCGGGCTCGAGCCTGGGGTCGCGGACGCGCCTGGTGACCTTGACGGAGCAGACGGTTGACGACAACTCCCGCTTCTTTGATCGGCGCGAGGACGTTCCGCGGCACGCGATCTCGATGGGCGTCGGGACGGTGCTGGAGGCGCGGAAACTGGTGATGGTCGCGAGCGGAAAGAACAAGGCCCCCGCGCTGGCGGCGGCGATCGAGGGCCCGGTCACGTGCATGATCACGGCGAGCGCCCTGCAACTGCACCCGGACCCGATCGTGTTCACGGACGAAGAGGCGACGGGGCAACTGAAGATGACGGCCTATTACCGCTGGATTCAGAAGAACAAGCCGGCGGCGAAGTAGGCGGCGCGCAGAGTGCGGGGTGCCATGCTTTCGCTCTTGTCCGGCGTAGCCCAAAGGGCGAAGACGGATGCGAAAGCATGGGTCCGGCTGTGGGATGAGCATGCTTTCGCAACGGCGCGAAAGCATGGCACCCGTCGGCAAGCGCGGGGCACTCGGTGGCCGTTTGAGTGAAAGGGCATCCGATGAGCGAACTGGAGATCCGGCCGATGGGGTCGCTCGGGCACCACTTCATTGAGGGCGAATTCCTGCCCGCGGGCCGCGACGAATACTATCTGCGCGACGAGCAGTCGCCGCGGCCGGCCGAGGGCTGGCGCGGCCTGACGGCCGACGAGATCGAGACGCTCCTGGCGAACGGGAACACGGCCGACAGTTGGAGCAATCTCCAAGTGACGGGCGAGTTCACGCCCCACCTGATTAAACACTGCGAGTTCTACGGCCTGGTGCGGATCGGGCGGCTCGAAGAGGTCTGCCTCGAGTACCACGAGATGTCCGTCCCCGTCGGGATCACGGGCAGCCGCATCATCGCCTGCGACCTGGGCGACGACGTCGCTATCCACAACGTGCAATATCTGGCGCACTACATTATCGGAAACAACGTCATCCTGCTGAACATCGACGAGATGCACACGACGAACCACGCGAAGTTCGGCAACGGCATCGTCAAGCAGGGCGAGCCCCAGGACGTCCGCGTCTGGCTGGACCTCATCAACGAAGCCGGCGGCCGGAGCGTCATGCCGTTCGACGGGATGCTCGCCGCCGACGCCACCCTCTGGGCCCTCCACCCCGCCGACAAGAATCTCACGAATCGCCTCGGCGAGATGACCCAGCGCCAGTTCGACCCGCGGCGAGGGTTCTACGGCACCGTGGGCGACCGGTGCGTCATCAAGAACTCGGGCATCATCAAGGACGTGAGGATCGGCCCCGCCTGCTACATCAAGGGCGCGAACAAACTGAAGAACCTCACCATCAACTCCAGCCCCGAGGAGCCCAGCCAGATCGGCGAAGGCGTCGAACTCGTCAACGGCATCATCGGCTGCGGGTGCCACATTTTTTACGGCTGCAAGGGCGTCCGCTTCGTCCTCGGCGACAACTCCAACCTCAAGTACGGCGCCCGCCTCATCCACTCGTACCTGGGCGATAACTCGACCATCTCCTGCTGCGAGGTGCTGAACAACCTCGTCTTCCCGGCCCACGAGCAGCACCACAACAATTCGTTCCTCATCGCGTCGCTGGTGATGGGCCAGTCGAATATTGCGGCCTGCGCGACGATCGGCTCGAACCACAACAGCCGGGCGCCCGACGGCGAAATCCACGCCGGCCGAGGCTTCTGGCCCGGCCTGTGCGTCAGCGTCAAGCACAACTGCCGGTTCGCTTCGTTCGCGC
This genomic interval carries:
- a CDS encoding type II toxin-antitoxin system Phd/YefM family antitoxin is translated as MNTIPISEAREHLADLGNRVSLRGERLVVKRRGKVLFALVPVEDLELLERIEDRLDLDALRAAKDEPSKPWAEVKKALGL
- the nagB gene encoding glucosamine-6-phosphate deaminase, encoding MEVVISKTYDEMSRKAAAVVADVVRTKPKAVLGFATGSSPLGLYKELIRLHKKEGLDFSKVTTFNLDEYVGLPADHPQSYWTFMHENLFNHINVPKKNVHVPSGTSKDHAAFCAKYEKGIRDAGGIDVQILGIGSDGHIAFNEPGSSLGSRTRLVTLTEQTVDDNSRFFDRREDVPRHAISMGVGTVLEARKLVMVASGKNKAPALAAAIEGPVTCMITASALQLHPDPIVFTDEEATGQLKMTAYYRWIQKNKPAAK
- a CDS encoding DUF4954 family protein, with translation MSELEIRPMGSLGHHFIEGEFLPAGRDEYYLRDEQSPRPAEGWRGLTADEIETLLANGNTADSWSNLQVTGEFTPHLIKHCEFYGLVRIGRLEEVCLEYHEMSVPVGITGSRIIACDLGDDVAIHNVQYLAHYIIGNNVILLNIDEMHTTNHAKFGNGIVKQGEPQDVRVWLDLINEAGGRSVMPFDGMLAADATLWALHPADKNLTNRLGEMTQRQFDPRRGFYGTVGDRCVIKNSGIIKDVRIGPACYIKGANKLKNLTINSSPEEPSQIGEGVELVNGIIGCGCHIFYGCKGVRFVLGDNSNLKYGARLIHSYLGDNSTISCCEVLNNLVFPAHEQHHNNSFLIASLVMGQSNIAACATIGSNHNSRAPDGEIHAGRGFWPGLCVSVKHNCRFASFALLAKGDYAAELDIALPFCLVSDDSSGDRLQLLPAYWWLYNMYALARNTWKFAARDKRKHKRQHIEFDALAPDTAEEMFHALALLEAWTAKAHLAQKGESAEGKSQEDLARLGRKLLAGPAEAVDSLEILADGVENSARKVVVLKAHAAYAAYRRMLHYYAVKNLMAWMEANPQASVKDMAAALGGTREREWVNLGGQLVAAPDLEQLKEGIRAGKLKTWDDVHAAYDRLWEAYPPAKERHALATLLALVGEKTLGPKLWREALDRWMEIQRYIADQVFVTRKKDYENPFRRMVYRSDEEMEAVLGTAEGNSFVKQVRRETDEAAARVAA